One stretch of Anaerolineae bacterium DNA includes these proteins:
- a CDS encoding DUF429 domain-containing protein, protein MSLFHATAYIGIIPAAPGHPLTYAALNAQGDLLALGQGDSHEVLAFAGGQRAAFVALGSPRGPAQGLFQDPQVRQTLSPPPRPGRWTRGRVAEYLLRRHNLRIHLTPTDEAQCPAWMRTGFRLNAALQRLGYTVYPDDQAPRQLLETYPHAVFAALLGRLPFPKGTLEGRIQRQLVLRNQGLALPDPMRVFEEITRHRLLQGMLPTPGLYTPHELDALAAAWTAYRAHQAPEEVTRLGHPAEGEIVLPVATLLPRYRR, encoded by the coding sequence ATGTCCCTCTTCCATGCCACGGCGTACATCGGCATCATCCCGGCGGCCCCTGGACACCCGCTGACCTACGCGGCCCTGAACGCCCAGGGCGACCTACTGGCCCTGGGGCAGGGAGACAGCCACGAGGTGCTGGCCTTTGCGGGGGGACAGCGCGCGGCCTTCGTCGCCCTGGGCAGCCCCAGAGGACCGGCCCAGGGCCTGTTTCAGGACCCCCAGGTGCGCCAGACCCTTTCCCCGCCGCCCCGTCCGGGCCGCTGGACCCGCGGGCGGGTGGCCGAGTACCTGCTGCGCCGCCACAACCTGCGGATTCATCTGACCCCTACCGACGAGGCCCAGTGTCCGGCCTGGATGCGCACCGGCTTTCGCCTGAACGCGGCCCTGCAACGCCTGGGATACACAGTGTATCCGGACGATCAGGCGCCCCGGCAACTGCTGGAAACTTACCCCCATGCCGTGTTCGCCGCGCTGCTGGGACGGCTGCCGTTCCCCAAAGGCACCTTAGAGGGGCGAATCCAGCGCCAACTGGTGCTGCGCAACCAGGGGCTGGCGCTGCCCGACCCCATGCGCGTATTCGAGGAAATCACCCGCCATCGCCTGCTCCAGGGCATGCTGCCCACGCCGGGGCTCTACACCCCCCACGAACTGGACGCCTTAGCCGCGGCCTGGACGGCCTATCGGGCCCACCAGGCCCCCGAAGAGGTGACCCGCCTGGGCCACCCCGCCGAGGGGGAGATCGTGCTGCCCGTGGCGACGCTGCTGCCGCGCTACCGGCGATGA
- a CDS encoding ribonuclease D, which produces MEIETLPPPILLTRPDEVRQLARTLLAEPIVAVDTESNSLHAFQEQVCLVQFSTPQADYLVDPLVVPDLSPLADVFASPQVEKVFHGADYDVLTLRRDFGFTFANLFDTMIAARILGYPRVGLGALLESFFGVRLNKRFQRADWGQRPLPQALLDYARLDTRYLILLRHRLRAELEKAGLWPLAQEDFARLAALTPRENGRASWEVKGAHLLTPQQRAVLAELVAYRDRLAWQRNWPRFKVLSDRALLAVARHLPRRLEDLRRVPELTPGLVRRHGQALLQAVERGLQAPPRPTPPHARPDEAYLARVEALRRWRQARAQRMGVPSDVVLPRDVLEAIAARDPQKQADLEAVMVDTPWRRARFGAEILTVLTQVRQEREG; this is translated from the coding sequence ATGGAAATCGAAACGCTTCCTCCCCCGATTTTGCTGACTCGGCCTGATGAGGTTCGTCAACTGGCCCGGACCCTGCTGGCCGAACCCATTGTCGCGGTGGATACCGAATCCAACAGCTTGCACGCTTTCCAGGAGCAGGTTTGCCTTGTCCAGTTTTCCACGCCCCAGGCGGATTACCTGGTGGACCCGTTGGTCGTGCCCGATTTAAGCCCTCTGGCCGATGTCTTTGCCTCCCCCCAGGTGGAAAAGGTGTTCCACGGTGCGGATTATGATGTGCTCACTCTGCGCCGTGACTTTGGCTTTACCTTTGCCAACCTGTTCGACACCATGATCGCCGCCCGCATCCTGGGCTACCCGCGGGTGGGGTTGGGCGCTTTGCTGGAATCGTTTTTCGGCGTCCGGTTGAACAAACGGTTCCAGCGCGCCGATTGGGGGCAGCGCCCCTTGCCGCAGGCCTTGCTGGATTACGCCCGGCTGGATACGCGCTACCTCATCCTCCTGCGCCATCGTCTGCGCGCCGAGTTGGAGAAGGCGGGCTTGTGGCCCCTGGCGCAGGAGGATTTCGCCCGCCTGGCAGCGCTGACGCCTCGGGAAAACGGACGCGCTTCCTGGGAGGTCAAGGGCGCCCACCTGCTCACCCCTCAGCAGCGGGCGGTGTTGGCCGAGTTGGTGGCCTACCGCGACCGTCTGGCTTGGCAGCGTAACTGGCCGCGGTTCAAGGTGCTCAGCGACCGGGCGTTGCTGGCCGTGGCCCGGCACCTGCCCCGCCGCCTGGAAGATCTCCGCCGCGTGCCGGAACTGACCCCAGGCCTGGTGCGTCGTCACGGGCAGGCGTTGCTGCAGGCGGTGGAGCGGGGCCTGCAGGCACCGCCGCGCCCCACGCCCCCTCACGCCCGCCCCGACGAAGCCTATCTGGCCCGGGTGGAGGCGCTGCGGCGCTGGCGGCAGGCCAGGGCTCAGAGGATGGGCGTGCCTTCCGATGTGGTCTTGCCCCGCGATGTGCTGGAGGCCATCGCCGCCCGCGACCCCCAAAAACAGGCCGACCTGGAGGCCGTCATGGTCGACACCCCCTGGCGACGGGCACGCTTCGGCGCAGAGATCCTCACGGTGCTGACCCAGGTGCGGCAAGAGAGGGAGGGGTGA